In the genome of Hymenobacter taeanensis, one region contains:
- the rpsO gene encoding 30S ribosomal protein S15: MKLTTEAKQAIFEKNSLQKSANDTGSAESQIALFTHRINHLTEHLKVNKKDFSTRLGLLKLVGKRRRMLDYLQHREINRYRAIIKELGIRK, translated from the coding sequence ATGAAACTCACCACCGAAGCAAAACAGGCTATTTTCGAAAAGAACAGCCTCCAGAAGTCTGCTAACGACACTGGTTCCGCTGAATCACAAATTGCCCTGTTTACGCACCGCATCAACCACCTGACGGAGCACCTGAAGGTAAACAAGAAAGACTTCTCGACCCGTCTGGGTCTGTTGAAGCTAGTAGGTAAGCGTCGTCGTATGTTGGATTACCTCCAGCACCGCGAAATCAACCGCTACCGCGCTATCATCAAGGAGCTGGGTATCCGCAAGTAA